In Akkermansia muciniphila, one DNA window encodes the following:
- a CDS encoding aldose epimerase family protein, producing MIFGTLPGGAPVELFELSSNKLTVRISNYGGRIISVVKDGMDMIVGPKRFEDMLKDTCYCGAICGRVANRIAKGRFSIDGDSRTVAVNNGPNHLHGGIQGFDSKIWQVQEAGRNTLVLTLHSADGEENYPGNLEVVATYTVVEETLHLRLEAYADAATIVNLTNHAYWNLSGKPTIDSMTLEVRASAYTPVDATNIPDGRILPVEGTDFDLRKAALLGERNSAAHPDTAAGLDHNYVLDSEPGDKIAAILLDPESRHHLIVATDAPGLQVYTGEYLPQARQGIALEAQGFPNAVNTPHFPSVILRPGQSATRSITWTVR from the coding sequence CTTACCCGGCGGCGCACCTGTAGAATTGTTTGAACTGTCTTCCAACAAGCTGACGGTACGCATCAGCAACTACGGGGGGCGCATCATCTCCGTCGTCAAGGACGGCATGGACATGATCGTAGGACCCAAGCGCTTTGAAGACATGCTGAAAGACACCTGTTATTGCGGTGCGATTTGCGGCCGCGTCGCGAATCGCATCGCAAAAGGCAGGTTCTCCATTGACGGGGATTCCCGCACCGTGGCCGTCAACAACGGCCCCAACCACCTGCACGGCGGCATCCAGGGGTTCGACAGCAAAATCTGGCAGGTACAGGAAGCCGGGCGCAATACGCTGGTGCTGACCCTGCACTCCGCAGACGGGGAGGAAAATTACCCCGGCAACCTGGAAGTGGTAGCCACCTACACCGTGGTGGAAGAAACCCTTCACCTCCGCCTGGAAGCGTACGCGGACGCGGCCACAATCGTCAACCTCACCAACCACGCTTACTGGAACCTGTCCGGCAAGCCCACCATTGATTCCATGACTCTGGAGGTACGGGCATCCGCCTATACTCCGGTGGATGCCACCAATATCCCCGACGGCCGTATCCTTCCCGTGGAAGGAACGGACTTTGACCTGCGGAAAGCAGCCCTGCTGGGAGAACGCAATTCCGCCGCCCACCCGGACACCGCCGCCGGGCTGGACCATAACTACGTGCTGGATTCCGAACCGGGAGACAAAATCGCCGCCATCCTTCTTGACCCGGAATCCCGGCACCACCTGATTGTGGCGACGGACGCTCCCGGCCTCCAGGTATATACCGGGGAATACCTGCCTCAGGCGCGCCAGGGAATAGCGCTGGAAGCCCAGGGCTTCCCCAATGCCGTCAATACCCCCCACTTCCCCAGCGTGATTCTGCGTCCCGGCCAATCCGCCACGCGCAGCATTACCTGGACCGTCAGATAG